From one Dysidea avara chromosome 9, odDysAvar1.4, whole genome shotgun sequence genomic stretch:
- the LOC136267566 gene encoding uncharacterized protein, translating to MDDTQRLRVKRRSCKASITKLLAKVEDATSCELSTINLEVVTDSRRLAVATTLAQLKTKKDAISKLNDDISEAIQNVETELTDADIYIAELEEKIAVLEEFIKKAYQPPVTQRAVSHTLTSHPPLVATTPSQMPETKVVKKPIHSAATDLEHVSADSGNLPIHTSTPARDPPLTFSRLPKLTLPTFNGNPLQWQPFWDSFTAGVDSNPNLTHAQKFAYLRAQLEGDASHVTAGFPLTDNNYLPAVTLLQERFGQRYNIIDAHLEALLHVTPPINTLNSLQSFHDTIQSHR from the coding sequence ATGGATGATACCCAACGTCTTCGCGTTAAACGACGGAGTTGCAAGGCTAGCATCACGAAGCTACTGGCGAAAGTTGAAGATGCAACATCGTGCGAACTAAGCACTATCAATCTAGAAGTAGTCACCGATTCACGAAGGCTTGCCGTCGCTACCACTCTTGCCCAACTTAAGACAAAGAAGGATGCTATCAGCAAACTGAACGATGATATCTCCGAAGCTATCCAGAATGTAGAAACAGAACTCACTGATGCAGATATCTACATAGCAGAGCTGGAAGAAAAGATAGCAGTCCTAGAAGAATTTATCAAGAAGGCTTACCAGCCCCCAGTAACTCAAAGAGCTGTTTCCCATACCCTGACATCCCACCCACCCTTGGTGGCTACAACACCATCTCAGATGCCAGAGACCAAAGTGGTGAAGAAACCAATTCACTCAGCAGCTACTGACTTAGAACATGTGAGTGCTGACAGTGGTAATCTACCTATTCACACATCTACACCTGCCAGAGACCCACCACTTACTTTCAGTAGGCTTCCCAAATTAACACTACCAACATTCAATGGGAACCCCTTacaatggcagccattttggGACTCATTTACAGCTGGAGTGGATTCTAATCCTAATCTGACACATGCCCAAAAGTTTGCATACCTACGTGCACAACTAGAAGGAGACGCATCTCACGTAACTGCTGGATTCCCACTCACAGACAACAACTATCTGCCTGCTGTTACACTACTCCAAGAAAGATTTGGTCAGCGATACAATATAATAGATGCACATTTGGAAGCTCTATTACATGTGACACCACCTATAAACACCCTGAACAGTTTACAATCATTTCATGACACTATCCAGAGTCATAGATGA
- the LOC136267567 gene encoding uncharacterized protein: MTRDHYNTEWALDELMGSILKEIRIFEAIQHSNRKTTHTPTTSSFHMAANRATRDRPKKDLTCVFCKGMHKPHLCTTVSSPTERLAIIKNAGLCFNCLAHHKVSQCASKFTCRECHKKHHTSLCHAFTASVEPPPQTLPAHTTTVSNQTGPQTQTVPQNTATTAAHTTTTHNEDTAATSTSLTAFSKSVCLLKTAIANVLASQTTVEGHILFDEGAQRSFITQELANQLQLQPTHHENISVLPFGEQVSTPRRLARATVLIQTLNKGHIPISVLIVPKLAAPIRNSIRAHLDKLPYLQELPQAHPVTSDENFHISILIGADYYWQFIQDRIVRGDGPTAVKSRLGYLLSGPLPSTKSAYVTCSQVLAFSCVTEDTDCHQFWTVESMGTTPVKQNTDTEFL, from the coding sequence ATGACCCGTGACCATTATAACACCGAATGGGCCCTAGATGAATTAATGGGAAGTATCCTCAAGGAGATACGTATTTTTGAAGCTATACAACACTCAAACAGAAAGACCACTCACACGCCAACTACTAGCTCCTTTCATATGGCCGCCAACAGAGCAACACGTGATAGACCAAAGAAAGACCTTACTTGTGTATTCTGTAAGGGGATGCATAAACCTCATTTATGTACAACTGTTTCATCTCCCACGGAACGTCTAGCCATCATTAAGAACGCAGGTCTGTGTTTCAATTGTCTTGCCCACCATAAGGTGTCCCAATGCGCATCAAAGTTTACATGCAGAGAGTGCCATAAGAAACATCACACGAGTCTCTGCCATGCCTTCACTGCAAGTGTCGAACCACCGCCACAGACACTACCTGCTCACACAACTACCGTCTCAAATCAGACAGGTCCTCAGACTCAGACAGTTCCTCAGAACACAGCCACCACTGCAGCTCACACAACTACAACTCACAACGAAGATACAGCTGCTACCTCCACATCACTTACTGCTTTCTCCAAAAGTGTGTGCTTGCTGAAGACAGCTATTGCAAATGTATTGGCCAGCCAAACTACTGTAGAAGGCCACATCTTATTTGATGAAGGTGCCCAGCGTTCCTTTATCACACAAGAACTCGCCAACCAGTTACAACTTCAGCCAACTCACCATGAGAATATCTCAGTCTTGCCCTTTGGTGAACAAGTGTCAACTCCCAGAAGATTAGCTAGAGCAACTGTGCTTATCCAGACATTGAACAAGGGCCACATACCCATATCAGTATTGATCGTACCAAAGCTTGCAGCTCCTATCCGCAACAGCATCCGTGCCCATCTCGATAAGCTTCCTTACCTTCAAGAATTGCCACAAGCCCACCCAGTGACTAGCGACGAGAATTTTCACATCTCCATTTTAATTGGAGCTGACTATTACTGGCAGTTTATACAAGATAGAATAGTACGTGGGGATGGACCAACAGCTGTTAAATCGAGACTAGGGTATCTCCTATCTGGTCCATTGCCCTCCACCAAGTCAGCTTATGTCACCTGCTCACAAGTTCTAGCCTTTTCCTGTGTCACTGAAGATACAGACTGTCACCAGTTCTGGACAGTGGAATCTATGGGCACTACACCGGTGAAGCAAAACACTGATACAGAGTTCTTATAG
- the LOC136267568 gene encoding uncharacterized protein translates to MIYQLAKTPHLLRVYSNIIEEQERKGFIERIDDNARSPSVHYIPHYPVKKESSTTPIRIVYDCSCKQSPSSPSLNDCLNPGPPFLNDLCTILLRFRQHNFAFSADIEKAFLHVHLNEVDRDFTRFLWLSNPTDPTSPFVTFHFRVVNAVISYHLHQNDSATSRDLLRNIYVDNVVSGSCSANFNLRSWASNSKQLNSVAQSHSVVDTKNPVKVLGLWWDTHSDTICASPNPDVTVFTFTATKREVLKWISSIFDPLGLITPVTITAKLFLQQLWQLELKWDNQLTEELCKTWYKIATEITQATVMPFPRQCTVMPDTATLHIFADASPQAYGAVAYLVQGTQSAILMSKARTAPLKQHTLPRLELMAAVLGARIYVFISTSICTTDIFFWSDSQIVLSWLTSKKTLKPFVSNHVSEIRLVSTEWRYCPSADNPADLLTRGVSFDQFNSSTKWRHSPTWLSSPSKWPTWPHAEILLVQADADEEVDTPAVDTTKSPSIGLHYLIDLTTFSKLSKLLPVTAYVYRFIHNTRQPSSSQQTGPLTVSELT, encoded by the exons ATGATCTACCAATTAGCCAAGACTCCCCACCTACTCAGAGTTTACAGTAACATTATTGAAGAGCAGGAAAGGAAAGGATTCATTGAGAGAATTGATGACAATGCCAGATCCCCATCGGTACACTACATTCCGCACTATCCTGTAAAAAAGGAGTCATCAACTACACCGATCCGAATCGTTTATGACTGCAGCTGTAAGCAGTCACCAAGCTCTCCCAGTCTGAATGATTGCCTCAACCCGGGTCCTCCATTCCTCAATGACCTTTGTACAATTCTATTACGTTTCCGTCAACACAATTTCGCATTCTCAGCAGACATTGAAAAGGCATTCCTACATGTACACCTCAATGAAGTAGACAGAGATTTTACACGCTTCCTTTGGCTATCCAACCCAACTGATCCTACTAGCCCATTTGTGACTTTCCATTTCAGGGTTGTAAATGCCGTAATAAGCTATCACTTACATCAGAATGACTCAGCAACTTCTAGAGATCTCCTTCGAAATATCTATGTTGACAATGTGGTGTCAGGTTCCT GCAGTGCCAATTTCAATCTACGTTCTTGGGCCTCCAACAGCAAACAGTTGAACAGTGTGGCACAATCACACAGTGTAGTTGACACTAAAAACCCAGTCAAAGTACTTGGTTTGTGGTGGGACACCCACTCTGACACAATCTGTGCCTCACCTAATCCTGATGTTACAGTGTTTACCTTTACAGCAACAAAGCGAGAAGTCTTGAAATGGATCTCAAGTATCTTTGACCCTCTGGGACTAATAACACCTGTCACCATCACTGCTAAACTATTCCTTCAGCAGCTATGGCAACTAGAACTGAAATGGGACAATCAGCTAACTGAAGAACTATGTAAGACCTGGTACAAGATTGCCACAGAGATCACCCAAGCCACAGTGATGCCATTTCCACGTCAGTGCACTGTGATGCCAGATACAGCCACACTTCACATATTTGCAGACGCCAGTCCACAGGCTTATGGCGCTGTCGCGTACCTTGTTCAAGGAACACAATCAGCAATACTCATGTCGAAGGCAAGAACTGCTCCCCTCAAGCAACACACCCTACCTAGGCTTGAGTTGATGGCTGCTGTACTTGGTGCCAGAATATATGTCTTCATTTCAACGTCCATCTGCACTACAGATATCTTTTTCTGGTCAGACAGCCAGATTGTTCTTTCATGGCTCACTAGTAAGAAAACCCTCAAGCCTTTTGTCAGCAATCATGTCAGTGAAATTAGATTAGTTTCAACAGAGTGGAGATACTGTCCATCAGCTGATAACCCAGCTGATCTGCTTACCCGAGGTGTATCCTTTGATCAGTTCAACTCATCCACAAAATGGAGACACAGTCCTACATGGCTGAGTTCACCATCCAAATGGCCAACATGGCCACATGCAGAAATTCTACTTGTACAAGCAGATGCAGATGAGGAGGTTGATACGCCAGCAGTTGACACCACTAAATCACCTAGCATTGGGTTACATTACCTCATTGACCTTACAACATTCAGTAAGTTAAGCAAACTACTACCTGTTACCGCCTATGTGTATCGATTTATCCACAACACTAGACAGCCTAGTTCTTCACAACAAACAGGACCATTAACAGTGTCTGAACTTACATGA